One window of Nocardia sp. NBC_00508 genomic DNA carries:
- the folP gene encoding dihydropteroate synthase, giving the protein MFSSMVVPHPTLCGRPVATDRALVMAIVNRTPDSFYDRGATFTDAAAMDAVARAVDEGADLVDIGGVKAGPGDLVDAAEETRRVVPFVAAIRATYPELLISVDTWRADVALAAAREGADLINDTWAGADPELVPVAAANGAGVVCSHTGGAVPRTRPHRVRYADVVNEVTETVVRAAENALAAGVRKDSILIDPTHDFGKNTYHGLELLRGVDVLVKTGWPVLMALSNKDFIGETLGVGLSERLEGTLAATAWSAAAGARVFRVHEVAATRRVVDMIAAIQGIRPPARTLRGLV; this is encoded by the coding sequence ATGTTCAGCTCGATGGTGGTGCCGCATCCCACGCTGTGCGGGCGGCCGGTGGCGACGGATCGGGCGCTGGTGATGGCGATCGTGAATCGCACGCCGGACTCGTTCTACGACCGTGGCGCCACCTTCACCGACGCGGCGGCCATGGATGCCGTCGCGCGGGCGGTGGACGAGGGCGCCGACCTGGTCGACATCGGCGGCGTGAAGGCCGGGCCCGGTGATCTGGTCGACGCGGCCGAGGAGACGCGCCGGGTGGTGCCGTTCGTCGCGGCCATCCGCGCGACCTATCCCGAGCTACTGATCAGCGTCGACACGTGGCGTGCCGACGTGGCGCTGGCCGCCGCGCGGGAGGGCGCGGATCTGATCAACGACACCTGGGCGGGGGCCGACCCGGAACTCGTGCCCGTGGCCGCGGCCAACGGGGCGGGCGTGGTGTGCAGCCACACCGGTGGCGCGGTGCCGCGCACCAGGCCGCACCGGGTCCGCTACGCCGACGTGGTGAACGAGGTCACCGAGACGGTGGTGCGCGCCGCCGAGAACGCGCTCGCGGCGGGCGTGCGCAAGGACTCGATTCTGATCGATCCGACCCACGATTTCGGCAAGAACACCTATCACGGGCTCGAACTGTTGCGCGGAGTCGACGTTCTTGTAAAAACCGGATGGCCAGTCTTGATGGCGCTGAGCAACAAGGATTTCATCGGAGAGACTTTAGGTGTCGGTCTTTCCGAGCGGCTGGAGGGCACATTGGCGGCAACAGCATGGTCGGCGGCGGCCGGCGCCAGAGTCTTTCGTGTTCACGAAGTCGCCGCGACCCGGCGGGTGGTGGACATGATCGCCGCGATCCAGGGCATCCGGCCCCCCGCACGAACCTTGCGAGGTCTGGTATGA
- a CDS encoding glucosyl-3-phosphoglycerate synthase, producing MTFQSFEPAWATTNTWDTPNWTVDELAAAKAGRTVSVVLPALNEERTVADVVASIRPLLGTLVDELVVLDSGSTDATAERARAAGAEVISREQAVPELEPVPGKGEVLWRSLAVTSGDLIAFVDSDLIDPDPAFVPKLLGPLLTVNDLQLAKAYYRRPLRQGGAVDAHGGGRVTELVARPLLAALRPELSQMLQPLGGEYAGTRELLASVPFAPGYGVEIGLLLDTYDRLGMSAIGQVNLGVRTHRNRPLADLGVMSRQILGTVLGRSGVQDSGAALTQFPLIGDEFTAHSTEVSLTDRPPMNTLRPAWVAA from the coding sequence ATGACATTCCAATCCTTCGAGCCCGCTTGGGCGACCACCAATACCTGGGACACCCCGAACTGGACGGTGGACGAGCTCGCCGCCGCCAAGGCCGGGCGCACCGTGTCGGTGGTGCTGCCCGCGCTGAACGAAGAGCGGACCGTGGCCGACGTGGTGGCCAGCATCCGGCCGCTGCTCGGCACGCTGGTCGACGAGCTGGTCGTGCTCGATTCCGGTTCGACCGACGCCACCGCCGAGCGGGCTCGCGCGGCGGGCGCCGAGGTGATCAGCCGCGAGCAGGCGGTGCCCGAGCTGGAGCCGGTTCCCGGCAAGGGCGAGGTGCTGTGGCGCTCGCTGGCGGTGACCAGCGGCGATCTGATCGCCTTCGTCGATTCCGATCTGATCGATCCGGACCCGGCCTTCGTCCCGAAACTGCTCGGCCCGCTGCTCACGGTCAATGATCTGCAGCTGGCCAAGGCTTACTACCGCAGGCCGCTGCGGCAGGGCGGCGCGGTGGACGCGCACGGCGGCGGCCGGGTCACCGAATTGGTCGCGCGCCCGCTGCTGGCGGCGCTGCGGCCGGAGCTGTCCCAGATGTTGCAGCCGCTGGGCGGCGAGTACGCGGGTACCAGGGAGCTGCTCGCCTCGGTGCCGTTCGCACCGGGCTACGGCGTGGAGATCGGGCTGCTGCTCGACACCTACGACCGGCTCGGGATGTCCGCGATCGGCCAGGTCAACCTGGGCGTACGCACCCATCGGAACCGGCCGCTGGCCGATCTAGGGGTAATGAGCCGCCAGATCCTCGGCACGGTCCTCGGCCGCAGCGGCGTTCAGGACTCCGGCGCCGCGCTGACCCAATTCCCGCTGATCGGCGATGAATTCACCGCGCACAGCACCGAGGTATCGCTGACCGATCGCCCGCCGATGAACACCCTGCGGCCCGCGTGGGTGGCGGCCTGA
- the tatB gene encoding Sec-independent protein translocase protein TatB: MFSNIGWSEMVILLVAALMILGPERLPGAVRWTTRSLRQVRDYASGATSQLRQELGPEFDDLRKPLADLNELRGMTPRAMVTKHLLNGDDSLFKDFNSTLPDPKDLYSTNSGMPDYPMPKLDKPLERNERPPIDSDAT, translated from the coding sequence GTGTTCAGCAACATCGGCTGGAGCGAGATGGTCATCCTGCTCGTCGCCGCCCTCATGATTCTCGGACCGGAGCGTCTGCCCGGTGCCGTGCGCTGGACCACGCGCAGCCTACGGCAGGTGCGTGACTACGCGAGTGGCGCGACCTCGCAGCTGCGCCAGGAACTCGGGCCGGAATTCGACGATCTGCGCAAGCCGCTGGCCGACCTGAACGAACTGCGCGGCATGACTCCCCGCGCGATGGTCACCAAACATCTTCTCAATGGCGACGATTCGCTGTTCAAGGATTTCAACAGCACATTGCCCGACCCGAAGGACTTGTACAGCACGAACAGCGGAATGCCGGACTATCCGATGCCGAAGTTGGATAAGCCGTTGGAGCGCAACGAACGTCCTCCGATCGACTCCGACGCCACCTGA
- a CDS encoding S1C family serine protease encodes MTTESTNSGSADTSDSAANRGNLRPSDAPVLGPRPVYRPHVDTHTARAFRRPSGLSGSFAEPLPGRSAGAARTGPELQNRPPDALLAEAFGRPEGSTELLQRDPDATGGPAPVAGPADPWRDPEAVARLGAPAVPTPKPQPLPRAEKLSARQVLFGDRVAPKALALLALVALVIGLLGGLVGRLTAETASTLTSRKVTLEQTGDSDRPHGLIAQVANAVLPSVVSIRVTVGDNGATGSGVVIDGGGYIVTNNHVISMAAQDKSNRAAIQVQFSDGTRVPAQIVGRDPKTDLAVLKVDVKNLTVAKIGKSADVQVGDDVLAIGSPLGLSKTVTSGIVSALHRPVKLEGEGSDTKAVIDAVQTDASINPGNSGGALVDMDGRVVGINTAIRSETGGSVGLGFAIPVDMMTEVVQTLIRDGAVHHPIIGLSARTKQVANEVMSGAAVADVSPGGPAAKAGIVEGDVIVKVGDREVTGPDELVVAVQSHEIGETVNVQLIRDGRQVDVPVTLESD; translated from the coding sequence GTGACCACCGAATCGACGAATTCCGGATCGGCCGACACCTCGGATTCGGCGGCCAACCGCGGGAATCTCCGTCCATCGGACGCGCCCGTGCTCGGCCCGCGCCCGGTCTACCGGCCCCATGTCGACACGCACACCGCGCGCGCCTTCCGCAGACCGTCCGGCCTGTCCGGTTCGTTCGCCGAGCCGCTGCCGGGCCGCTCGGCCGGCGCGGCCCGGACCGGCCCCGAACTGCAGAACCGTCCGCCCGACGCGCTACTGGCCGAGGCGTTCGGCCGCCCGGAGGGTTCCACCGAACTACTGCAGCGCGACCCCGACGCGACCGGCGGTCCCGCGCCGGTCGCCGGTCCCGCCGACCCGTGGCGTGATCCCGAGGCCGTCGCACGTCTCGGCGCTCCCGCGGTGCCGACGCCCAAGCCGCAGCCGCTGCCCCGGGCCGAGAAGCTCAGCGCGCGCCAGGTGCTGTTCGGCGACCGGGTCGCCCCCAAGGCACTGGCCCTGCTCGCGCTCGTTGCGCTCGTCATCGGCCTGCTCGGCGGACTGGTCGGCAGGCTGACCGCGGAGACCGCCTCTACGCTCACCTCGCGCAAAGTCACCCTGGAGCAGACCGGCGACAGCGATCGTCCGCACGGCCTCATCGCGCAGGTCGCGAACGCGGTGCTGCCCTCGGTCGTCTCGATCCGGGTGACCGTCGGCGACAACGGCGCCACCGGTTCCGGTGTGGTGATCGATGGCGGCGGCTACATCGTCACCAACAACCACGTCATCTCGATGGCCGCCCAGGACAAGAGCAATCGGGCCGCGATCCAGGTGCAGTTCTCCGACGGCACCAGGGTCCCCGCGCAGATCGTCGGCCGCGACCCGAAGACCGACCTGGCCGTGCTGAAGGTCGATGTGAAGAATCTCACCGTCGCCAAGATCGGCAAGTCGGCCGACGTCCAGGTCGGCGACGACGTGCTGGCCATCGGTTCGCCGCTCGGCCTCAGCAAGACGGTCACCTCCGGCATCGTCAGCGCCCTGCACCGCCCGGTGAAATTGGAGGGCGAGGGCAGCGACACGAAGGCTGTGATCGACGCGGTGCAGACCGACGCCTCGATCAACCCGGGTAACTCCGGTGGCGCGCTGGTGGACATGGACGGCCGGGTCGTCGGCATCAACACCGCCATCCGCAGCGAGACCGGCGGCTCGGTCGGCCTCGGCTTCGCCATCCCGGTGGACATGATGACCGAGGTCGTGCAGACCTTGATCCGCGACGGCGCCGTGCACCACCCGATCATCGGTCTGAGCGCGCGCACCAAGCAGGTGGCCAACGAGGTCATGAGCGGCGCCGCGGTGGCGGACGTCTCGCCCGGCGGTCCCGCCGCCAAAGCGGGGATCGTGGAGGGTGACGTGATCGTCAAGGTCGGCGATCGCGAGGTGACCGGTCCGGACGAACTGGTCGTCGCGGTGCAGTCGCATGAGATCGGCGAGACGGTGAACGTGCAGTTGATCCGCGATGGCAGGCAGGTGGACGTGCCTGTGACGCTGGAATCCGACTGA
- the sigE gene encoding RNA polymerase sigma factor SigE: MVDAAREYATLPEQILPVEADAVEESVELSGTAAFDATGDRSAMPSWDELVREHADRVYRLAYRLSGDAQDADDLTQETFIRVFRSLSSYQPGTFEGWLHRITTNLFLDMVRRRNRIRMEALPEDYDRVPAEGPGPEQAYHDARLDPDLQSALDSLAPEFRAAVVLCDIEGLSYEEIGATLGVKLGTVRSRIHRGRQALRDYLAHNGSEQRFAADANIG, from the coding sequence ATGGTCGATGCGGCGCGCGAGTACGCCACCTTGCCCGAGCAGATCCTGCCTGTCGAAGCCGACGCCGTCGAGGAATCCGTCGAGCTCAGCGGGACTGCCGCCTTCGATGCCACCGGGGACCGGTCGGCCATGCCGTCGTGGGACGAGCTGGTCCGCGAGCACGCCGACCGGGTCTACCGCCTGGCCTATCGCCTCTCCGGCGACGCACAGGACGCGGATGATCTCACGCAGGAGACCTTCATCCGGGTGTTCCGTTCGCTGTCGAGTTACCAACCGGGCACGTTCGAGGGCTGGTTGCACCGCATCACGACCAACCTGTTCCTGGACATGGTCCGCCGCCGCAACCGGATCAGGATGGAAGCGCTGCCCGAGGACTACGACCGGGTGCCCGCCGAAGGTCCCGGCCCCGAACAGGCCTACCACGACGCCCGCCTGGATCCCGACCTGCAATCCGCCTTGGACTCGCTGGCGCCGGAGTTCCGCGCGGCGGTGGTCCTGTGTGACATCGAGGGACTGTCCTACGAGGAGATCGGCGCTACGCTCGGCGTGAAACTGGGCACTGTGCGCAGTCGGATCCACCGTGGGCGGCAGGCACTGCGCGACTACCTTGCGCATAATGGAAGTGAGCAGCGGTTCGCCGCTGATGCGAACATAGGGTGA
- a CDS encoding O-methyltransferase, translated as MPVASNLERNLAYVEESVVEDEILVGARERATELGVPPVPPSVGALLSMYAQLLGARAVVEVGTGAGISGLWLLDGMREDGTLTTIDSEPEHQRAAKEAFRAADIPPARTRLINGRALDVLPRLADGAYDLVFIDAAPLEHPEYVAQGVRLLRNGGAILLHNALLGGRVPDPAQRDPATQAVRAATRAIAENPELTCVLIPVGDGLLCASRG; from the coding sequence ATACCCGTGGCATCGAACCTGGAGCGAAATCTCGCTTACGTGGAGGAATCCGTCGTGGAAGACGAGATCCTCGTCGGCGCGCGCGAACGGGCCACCGAACTCGGCGTGCCGCCCGTGCCGCCGTCGGTGGGCGCGCTGCTGAGCATGTACGCGCAGCTGCTCGGCGCGCGGGCAGTGGTCGAGGTCGGCACCGGCGCCGGCATCAGCGGGCTGTGGTTGCTCGACGGCATGCGCGAGGACGGCACGCTGACCACCATCGATTCGGAGCCGGAGCACCAGCGCGCGGCCAAGGAAGCGTTCCGCGCCGCCGACATCCCGCCCGCGCGAACCCGCCTGATCAACGGACGTGCGCTCGATGTGCTGCCGCGTCTGGCCGACGGCGCCTACGATCTGGTCTTCATCGATGCCGCGCCACTGGAGCATCCGGAGTACGTGGCCCAGGGGGTGCGATTACTGCGTAATGGCGGGGCCATTCTGCTGCACAACGCGCTGCTCGGGGGCCGGGTGCCCGACCCGGCGCAGCGTGATCCGGCCACCCAGGCGGTGCGCGCCGCGACCCGCGCCATCGCGGAGAATCCCGAACTCACCTGTGTGCTGATTCCGGTCGGTGACGGATTGCTCTGTGCCTCGCGTGGTTAG
- the glgC gene encoding glucose-1-phosphate adenylyltransferase gives MRSQPHVLGIVLAGGEGKRLFPLTADRAKPAVPFGGAYRLIDFVLSNLVNAGFLRLCVLTQYKSHSLDRHISQTWRLSGFAGEYITPVPAQQRLGPRWYTGSADAIMQSLNLIYDEDPDYIVVFGADHVYRMDPEQMVRHHIDSGAGVTVAGIRVPRSQASAFGCIDSDDSGRIIQFLEKPAHPPGTPDDPNVTFASMGNYVFTTKVLVDSIKADADNADSDHDMGGDIIPSLVSAGQAGVYDFADNDVPGATDRDRGYWRDVGTIDAFYDAHMDLVSVHPVFNLYNKHWPIRGAAENLPPAKFAQGGLAQECIVGAGSILSAATVRNSVLSANVMVDDGATVEGCVLMPGVRIGRGAVVRRAILDKNVVVGEGEIIGVDLTRDRSRFAVSNGGVVTVGKGVWV, from the coding sequence GTGAGGAGCCAGCCGCACGTCCTGGGAATCGTGCTCGCCGGTGGTGAGGGCAAGCGACTCTTTCCACTCACGGCCGACCGCGCCAAGCCCGCCGTCCCCTTCGGTGGCGCCTACCGCCTCATCGACTTCGTGCTCAGCAATCTGGTCAACGCCGGCTTCCTGCGGCTGTGTGTGCTCACCCAGTACAAGTCGCACTCGCTGGACCGGCACATCTCGCAGACGTGGCGACTGTCCGGTTTCGCGGGCGAGTACATCACTCCGGTGCCCGCGCAGCAGCGGCTCGGGCCCCGCTGGTACACCGGGAGCGCGGACGCGATCATGCAGTCGCTGAACCTGATCTACGACGAGGACCCGGATTACATCGTGGTGTTCGGCGCCGACCACGTCTACCGCATGGACCCGGAGCAGATGGTGCGCCACCACATCGATTCCGGTGCGGGCGTGACCGTGGCGGGCATCCGGGTGCCGCGCAGCCAGGCGAGCGCGTTCGGCTGCATCGACAGCGACGATTCCGGCCGGATCATTCAGTTCCTGGAAAAGCCCGCGCATCCGCCGGGCACCCCGGACGACCCGAACGTCACCTTCGCGTCCATGGGCAACTACGTCTTCACCACCAAGGTGCTGGTGGATTCGATCAAGGCGGACGCGGACAACGCCGATTCCGACCACGACATGGGCGGCGACATCATCCCGTCGCTGGTGTCCGCCGGGCAGGCGGGCGTCTACGACTTCGCCGACAACGACGTGCCCGGCGCCACCGACCGCGACCGCGGCTACTGGCGTGATGTCGGAACCATCGACGCGTTCTACGACGCGCACATGGATCTGGTCTCGGTGCACCCGGTGTTCAACCTCTACAACAAGCACTGGCCGATCCGCGGCGCGGCCGAGAACCTACCGCCGGCCAAGTTCGCCCAGGGCGGGCTGGCACAGGAGTGCATCGTCGGCGCGGGCAGCATCCTCTCCGCCGCCACGGTGCGCAATTCGGTGCTCAGCGCCAATGTCATGGTCGACGACGGCGCCACCGTCGAAGGCTGCGTGCTCATGCCGGGCGTCCGGATCGGGCGCGGCGCGGTGGTGCGGCGCGCCATCCTGGACAAGAACGTGGTCGTCGGCGAGGGCGAGATCATCGGCGTGGACCTGACACGCGATCGCAGCCGCTTCGCCGTCAGCAACGGCGGGGTGGTCACTGTCGGAAAGGGCGTCTGGGTCTGA
- the glgA gene encoding glycogen synthase, translating into MLTREYPPEVYGGAGVHVTQLTAHLHHLCQVTVHCMGATRTDAVVHQPDPSLYAANAALQMMSTQLRMADAVGEVDVVHSHTWYTGLAGHLAATLYGVPHVLTAHSLEPRRPWKAEQLGGGYRISSWSERNAVEHADAIIAVSEGMRRDVLDAYPSIDPDRVHVVHNGIDGGIWHPGPAAADSPSVLADLGVRTDRPIVAFVGRITRQKGVGHLLAAARDFDPDIQLVLCAGAPDTPELAAETTAAVQELQKRRGTVFWVREMLPTEQIRQILAAASVFVCPSVYEPLGIVNLEAMACATAVVASDVGGIPEVVADGRNGRLVHYDAGAAEDYERALSAAVNEVAGDPVLAAEFGAVGRARAVSEFDWSRIAARTVDVYDQIRKG; encoded by the coding sequence ATGCTGACCCGCGAATATCCACCCGAGGTGTACGGCGGGGCCGGGGTGCACGTCACGCAGCTGACGGCGCATCTGCATCACCTGTGCCAGGTGACCGTGCACTGCATGGGCGCCACGCGCACGGATGCCGTGGTGCACCAACCGGATCCGTCGCTCTATGCCGCCAACGCCGCGCTGCAGATGATGTCCACGCAGCTGCGGATGGCCGACGCCGTGGGCGAGGTGGACGTGGTGCACTCGCACACCTGGTACACCGGCCTGGCCGGGCACTTGGCGGCGACCCTCTACGGCGTGCCGCACGTGCTGACCGCGCATTCGCTGGAGCCGCGCAGGCCATGGAAGGCCGAGCAACTCGGCGGCGGCTACCGGATCTCCTCGTGGTCGGAGCGCAACGCGGTCGAGCACGCCGACGCGATCATCGCGGTCAGCGAGGGAATGCGCCGCGACGTGCTGGACGCCTACCCGTCCATCGACCCGGACCGGGTGCATGTGGTGCACAACGGCATCGACGGAGGCATCTGGCATCCCGGCCCGGCGGCCGCGGACTCGCCCTCGGTGCTCGCGGATCTGGGCGTGCGCACCGACCGGCCGATCGTGGCGTTCGTCGGCCGCATCACCCGGCAGAAAGGCGTGGGTCACCTGCTGGCCGCCGCCCGCGACTTCGATCCCGATATCCAGCTCGTGCTGTGTGCGGGCGCGCCGGACACGCCGGAACTCGCCGCGGAGACCACCGCGGCGGTGCAGGAGTTGCAGAAGCGGCGCGGCACGGTGTTCTGGGTTCGCGAGATGCTGCCGACCGAGCAGATCCGGCAGATCCTGGCCGCCGCGTCGGTGTTCGTGTGCCCGTCGGTGTACGAACCGCTCGGCATCGTGAACCTGGAGGCGATGGCCTGCGCCACGGCGGTGGTCGCCTCCGACGTGGGCGGTATCCCCGAGGTGGTTGCGGACGGCCGCAACGGACGACTGGTGCACTATGACGCGGGGGCCGCCGAGGACTATGAGCGCGCACTGTCCGCCGCCGTGAACGAAGTCGCCGGTGACCCCGTCCTGGCCGCCGAGTTCGGCGCCGTGGGCCGCGCGCGGGCGGTGTCGGAGTTCGATTGGTCGCGGATCGCTGCGCGGACGGTCGACGTCTACGACCAGATCCGCAAGGGCTGA
- a CDS encoding putative RNA methyltransferase, with amino-acid sequence MRAHQDAAALALEPQDRALRCRRGHSFDVARQGYVSLLTGASTKMIGDTAAMLDARAAFQTGGHFAPIAEAVTHAVTARRTAGPVLEVGAGTGYYLAQVLDAAPPTVGIALDVAKSAVRRCARAHPRAASVLADAWRGLPVRDGALDSVLSVFAPRNPGEVARVLAEDGCFVVATPTERHLGELVGPLDMVRVDPDKDRRLDAAMTGHFEPVEQTLVEYPMKLARADVANVVDMGPSAHHAAADDARLARLPESIEVTASVVVGTYRPGA; translated from the coding sequence ATGCGGGCGCACCAGGATGCCGCGGCGCTCGCGCTCGAACCGCAGGATCGGGCGCTGCGCTGTCGGCGCGGGCACAGCTTCGACGTCGCCAGACAGGGCTATGTCAGCCTGCTGACCGGCGCGTCGACCAAGATGATCGGTGACACCGCGGCCATGCTCGATGCCCGCGCCGCCTTTCAAACCGGGGGACACTTCGCCCCGATCGCCGAGGCGGTGACGCATGCCGTTACGGCGCGACGGACGGCCGGCCCGGTGCTGGAGGTCGGCGCGGGCACGGGCTACTACCTAGCTCAGGTGCTCGACGCCGCTCCCCCGACCGTCGGCATCGCGCTGGACGTGGCCAAATCGGCCGTCCGGCGGTGCGCTCGGGCCCATCCGCGCGCCGCGTCTGTGCTGGCCGACGCGTGGCGCGGGCTGCCGGTTCGGGACGGCGCGCTGGACAGCGTGCTCTCCGTGTTCGCGCCGCGCAATCCTGGCGAGGTCGCCCGGGTGCTCGCCGAGGACGGCTGCTTCGTCGTCGCCACACCCACCGAACGTCACCTCGGCGAATTGGTCGGGCCGCTGGACATGGTGCGCGTCGACCCGGACAAGGACCGCAGGCTCGACGCCGCGATGACCGGGCATTTCGAGCCGGTCGAGCAGACGCTGGTCGAGTATCCGATGAAACTCGCCAGAGCCGATGTCGCGAACGTGGTGGACATGGGCCCTTCCGCGCATCATGCGGCCGCCGACGACGCGCGTCTGGCGCGGTTGCCCGAAAGTATCGAGGTGACCGCCTCGGTTGTCGTCGGCACCTACCGCCCTGGGGCCTGA
- a CDS encoding DUF3117 domain-containing protein, whose product MAAMKPRTGDGPLEATKEGRGIVMRVPLEGGGRLVVELTPDEAAALGDELKSVTS is encoded by the coding sequence ATGGCGGCCATGAAGCCCCGCACCGGGGATGGTCCCCTCGAGGCAACCAAAGAAGGGCGTGGAATCGTTATGCGGGTTCCACTCGAGGGTGGCGGGCGTCTGGTCGTCGAACTCACGCCGGACGAGGCAGCAGCACTCGGTGACGAGCTGAAGAGCGTCACCAGCTGA
- a CDS encoding DNA-3-methyladenine glycosylase I, whose protein sequence is MTVPAEDGLIRCAWPLESQLYRDYHDYEWGKPLHGDDALFERLCLEAFQSGLSWLTILRKRPAFRAAFAGFSIERVAEFGDADVARLMADAGIVRNRLKIDAAIANARVALHLDIGLDELLWSFAPPPRPRPRTGADVPATTPESVALAKELKRRGFRFVGPTTAYALMQATGMVDDHLADCWVGSAEPDTGRPVTF, encoded by the coding sequence ATGACCGTGCCCGCCGAGGACGGCCTGATCCGCTGTGCGTGGCCGCTGGAGTCCCAGCTGTACCGGGACTACCACGACTACGAGTGGGGCAAGCCGCTGCACGGGGACGACGCGCTTTTCGAGCGGCTGTGCCTGGAGGCGTTTCAGTCCGGCCTGTCCTGGCTGACCATCCTGCGCAAACGTCCGGCCTTCCGCGCGGCGTTTGCCGGGTTCTCGATCGAGCGTGTCGCGGAGTTCGGCGACGCCGACGTGGCCCGGCTGATGGCCGACGCGGGCATCGTGCGCAACCGGCTCAAGATCGACGCGGCCATCGCCAACGCTCGGGTCGCCCTGCACCTCGACATCGGCTTGGACGAGTTGCTCTGGTCGTTCGCCCCGCCGCCGCGCCCGCGCCCGCGCACCGGCGCCGACGTGCCCGCGACCACACCCGAATCCGTAGCTCTGGCAAAAGAATTGAAACGGCGTGGGTTCCGTTTCGTCGGCCCGACCACGGCGTACGCGCTGATGCAGGCGACCGGAATGGTCGACGATCACCTGGCCGATTGCTGGGTGGGCAGCGCTGAGCCCGACACGGGCCGACCGGTCACTTTTTGA
- a CDS encoding DivIVA domain-containing protein, with translation MLTMLLYVLIVGLVAAVLFLLASAVFGRSEELGPLPEGTTATVLPVEGITGADVRALRFQQALRGYKAGEVDWALTRLAARIDELQHQLAEVQAARWQTPIAPESK, from the coding sequence ATGCTCACCATGCTGCTGTACGTGCTGATCGTCGGCTTGGTCGCCGCGGTGCTGTTCCTGCTCGCCAGTGCGGTGTTCGGGCGGTCCGAGGAGCTGGGCCCGTTGCCGGAGGGGACGACGGCCACTGTGCTGCCCGTCGAGGGGATCACCGGGGCCGACGTGCGCGCGCTGCGCTTCCAGCAGGCGCTGCGGGGGTACAAGGCCGGCGAGGTGGACTGGGCGCTGACCAGGCTGGCCGCCCGGATCGACGAGCTGCAGCATCAGCTGGCCGAGGTGCAGGCCGCGAGGTGGCAGACGCCGATCGCGCCGGAGTCGAAATGA
- a CDS encoding Mrp/NBP35 family ATP-binding protein, whose protein sequence is MPVVTESDVRGALAKVDDPEIRKPITELGMVKSVVIGADSDIHVEIYLTTAGCPLRTEITQRVTKAIADVPGVGAVTVDLDVMSDEQRTALRKQLRGDSADPVIPFAQPGSLTRVYAVASGKGGVGKSSVTVNLAAAMAARGLSVGVLDADIYGHSIPRMLGTDARPTQVERMIMPPVAHDVKMISIAQFTKGNTPVVWRGPMLHRALQQFLADVFWGDLDILLLDLPPGTGDVAISIAQLIPGAEILVVTTPQPAAAEVAERAGAIALQTRQRIAGVVENMSWLDLPDGTRMDLYGSGGGQDVADRLTRAVGATVPLLGQIPIEQALREAGDEGTPIVLRDPENPAAKVLLEVADKLAVRRRGLAGMSLGIDTTRSGSV, encoded by the coding sequence ATGCCAGTAGTCACGGAATCGGATGTGCGGGGTGCCCTCGCGAAGGTCGACGACCCGGAGATCCGCAAGCCGATCACCGAGCTGGGCATGGTGAAAAGCGTCGTGATCGGCGCCGACAGCGATATCCACGTGGAGATCTACCTGACGACGGCGGGTTGCCCGCTACGCACCGAGATCACCCAGCGGGTCACCAAGGCCATCGCCGACGTGCCCGGCGTGGGCGCGGTGACCGTCGATCTCGACGTGATGAGCGACGAGCAGCGCACCGCGCTGCGCAAGCAGCTGCGCGGCGACTCGGCCGATCCGGTCATCCCGTTCGCCCAGCCCGGCTCGCTGACCCGCGTCTATGCGGTCGCCTCCGGCAAGGGCGGGGTCGGGAAATCCAGCGTCACGGTGAACCTCGCCGCCGCCATGGCCGCACGCGGCTTGTCGGTCGGCGTGCTGGACGCGGACATCTACGGCCACTCCATCCCGCGCATGCTCGGCACCGATGCCAGGCCGACGCAGGTCGAGCGGATGATCATGCCGCCTGTCGCGCACGATGTGAAGATGATCTCCATCGCGCAGTTCACCAAGGGCAATACTCCCGTGGTGTGGCGCGGCCCGATGCTGCACCGGGCCTTGCAGCAGTTCCTCGCCGACGTGTTCTGGGGCGATCTGGACATCCTGCTGCTCGACCTCCCGCCGGGCACCGGGGACGTCGCCATCTCCATCGCGCAGCTGATCCCGGGCGCGGAGATCCTGGTCGTCACTACCCCGCAGCCCGCCGCCGCCGAGGTGGCCGAGCGGGCGGGCGCCATCGCGCTGCAGACCCGCCAGCGCATTGCCGGCGTGGTGGAGAACATGTCCTGGCTGGACTTGCCGGACGGCACCCGGATGGACCTGTACGGCTCCGGCGGAGGTCAGGACGTCGCCGACCGCCTGACCCGCGCGGTGGGCGCCACCGTCCCGCTGCTCGGCCAGATCCCGATCGAGCAGGCGCTGCGCGAAGCAGGCGACGAGGGCACCCCCATCGTGCTACGCGACCCGGAGAACCCCGCCGCCAAGGTACTGCTCGAGGTCGCCGACAAACTCGCGGTCCGCCGCCGCGGCCTGGCGGGCATGTCACTCGGCATCGACACCACCCGCTCTGGCTCTGTCTAA